The following are encoded together in the Humulus lupulus chromosome 5, drHumLupu1.1, whole genome shotgun sequence genome:
- the LOC133780419 gene encoding uncharacterized protein LOC133780419 — MKKKGRGPTRTTTTRLRTRTRKHSATEFLETPLTTASTPNLSRHSPIFRASSKKRQKSMAAASPTSPPFTSPFHPPKILSSIFDLKDMVASRLDDFKKCIERSHSEIFNDLDAFYYRLHKRFKIQSQECQLVSDEAEKEYKKMSERIGESQEAMMTSYSEFIADAQTSTSHASKSISKLSQSVEKAVDTLRSRYVISAA, encoded by the exons atgaagaagaaaggcCGTGGTCCTACTCGTACTACTACCACGCGCCTCCGAACTCGTACTCGCAAGCATTCCGCCACGGAGTTTCTCGAAACGCCATTGACGACGGCTTCCACTCCCAACCTATCTCGCCACTCACCCATTTTTAGGGCCAGCAGTAAGAAGCGCCAGAAATCCATGGCCGCTGCTTCTCCTACCTCCCCTCCCTTTACATCGCCGTTTCATCCTCCCAAGATCTTATCCTCCATCTTCGATCTCAAGGATATGGTGGCCTCTCGCCTTGACGATTTCAAGAAATGCATCGAACGATCTCACTCTGAGATCTTCAACGACCTTGACGCTTTCTACTATCGCCTTCATAAGCGCTTCaag ATTCAGAGTCAAGAATGTCAGCTAGTCTCAGATGAAGCAGAGAAAGAATATAAGAAGATGTCTGAACGAATTGGTGAAAGTCAAGAAGCAATGATG ACTTCATATTCCGAGTTCATTGCTGATGCACAGACCAGCACATCTCACG CATCCAAATCCATTAGCAAGCTATCTCAATCTGTTGAGAAGGCCGTTGATACTCTCCGAAGCCGTTATGTGATCTCAGCAGCTTAG